One window of Desulfitibacter sp. BRH_c19 genomic DNA carries:
- a CDS encoding queuine tRNA-ribosyltransferase has protein sequence MTVSFELLYDSQKTKARLGRVTTAHGVVETPVFMPVGTQATVKTLTPHELNELDAEIILSNTYHLYLRPGHKLIEEAGGLHSFMSWDKPILTDSGGFQVFSLADLKDIKEEGVTFRSHIDGSKHFFTPEKAMEVQMSLGSDIAMAFDICAPYPCSYEHALEASDRTTRWAQRCIDYHNHPYQSIFGIVQGSMFPDLRKKSVSEITSFDFPGFGIGGLSVGEPKEIMYDMLDHTIDEMPKDKPRYLMGVGSPDCLLEGVKRGVDMFDCVLPTRIARNGTVMTSVGKVVVRNALYAKDWEKLDPNCNCYTCSNYSRAYIRHLLKANETLGIRLTSIHNLHFLINLMKDIRKAIKEERLENMIKNFYESYENGNKTGI, from the coding sequence ATGACTGTTTCTTTCGAATTACTATATGATTCACAAAAAACAAAGGCGAGGTTAGGGAGGGTTACAACGGCCCATGGAGTTGTAGAAACTCCTGTTTTTATGCCTGTGGGTACTCAGGCTACTGTAAAAACGCTAACCCCCCATGAATTAAATGAATTAGATGCAGAAATAATATTAAGTAATACATATCATCTATATTTACGACCTGGACACAAACTCATTGAAGAAGCAGGTGGGCTTCATTCATTCATGTCCTGGGATAAACCTATTCTCACAGATAGTGGAGGGTTTCAGGTTTTTAGTCTAGCTGACTTAAAAGATATTAAAGAGGAAGGGGTCACCTTTCGCTCCCATATCGATGGTTCCAAACACTTTTTTACACCAGAAAAGGCTATGGAGGTACAGATGAGCTTAGGTTCAGATATAGCTATGGCTTTTGACATTTGTGCTCCATATCCATGCAGTTATGAACATGCTTTAGAGGCTTCTGATAGGACAACTCGCTGGGCTCAAAGATGTATAGACTATCATAATCACCCCTATCAATCAATTTTTGGGATAGTACAGGGATCAATGTTTCCTGATTTACGAAAGAAAAGTGTTAGTGAGATCACATCCTTTGACTTCCCAGGTTTTGGAATTGGAGGATTAAGTGTTGGTGAACCAAAGGAAATAATGTATGATATGCTTGATCATACTATTGATGAAATGCCAAAAGATAAACCTAGATATCTAATGGGTGTTGGCTCACCAGATTGTCTATTAGAGGGTGTTAAACGTGGTGTGGACATGTTTGATTGTGTGCTACCTACTAGAATAGCCAGAAATGGTACAGTAATGACTAGTGTAGGCAAGGTTGTTGTACGAAATGCATTATATGCTAAGGATTGGGAAAAACTAGATCCTAATTGTAATTGTTATACATGTTCAAATTATAGCAGGGCATATATAAGGCATCTACTCAAGGCAAATGAAACTCTAGGAATTAGATTAACTTCAATCCATAACCTACATTTTTTAATTAATCTTATGAAAGATATCCGTAAAGCCATTAAGGAAGAAAGGCTTGAGAATATGATCAAAAATTTTTATGAATCCTATGAAAATGGAAATAAAACAGGAATATAA
- a CDS encoding S-adenosylmethionine:tRNA ribosyltransferase-isomerase translates to MKVSEFDFHLPTHLIAQEPINQRDMSRLIVLHRAGQSIEHKSFHQLPEYIEEGDLLVLNQTKVLPARLLGTKDTGANVELLLLKRLEGDNWDCLVRPGKKLKPGIKIYFGNGDLEGEIIDYTDSGGRIVRFYYQGIFEEVLDRLGEMPLPPYIQKELKDKNRYQTVYAKEQGSAAAPTAGLHFTEDLFKRIEDKGIQTAFLTLHVGLGTFRPLKTENVEEHTMHSEYFSISQETADLINVTKNSGKKVFAVGTTSIRTLETVADSKGQVHGTSGWTDIFIYPGYRFKVVDGIITNFHLPKSSLIMLISAFAGTDFIKEAYQKAIEEQYRFYSFGDAMLII, encoded by the coding sequence ATGAAGGTCTCAGAATTTGATTTTCATCTTCCCACCCACCTAATAGCCCAGGAACCTATTAACCAAAGAGATATGTCAAGATTAATAGTCCTTCACCGAGCAGGACAAAGCATAGAACACAAAAGCTTTCACCAGTTACCAGAGTATATTGAGGAAGGCGACCTTCTAGTTTTGAATCAAACAAAGGTATTACCAGCTAGATTACTGGGCACTAAAGATACAGGAGCAAATGTTGAATTATTGCTATTAAAAAGACTCGAAGGAGATAATTGGGATTGTCTAGTAAGACCAGGAAAAAAGCTTAAACCAGGCATTAAAATCTATTTTGGAAATGGCGATCTTGAAGGGGAGATAATTGACTATACGGATAGTGGTGGAAGAATTGTACGCTTTTATTATCAGGGAATATTTGAAGAGGTATTAGATAGACTTGGTGAAATGCCTTTACCTCCATACATACAAAAAGAGCTAAAAGATAAAAATCGTTATCAAACTGTATATGCTAAGGAACAGGGCTCAGCAGCAGCACCTACTGCAGGGCTTCATTTTACAGAGGACCTCTTTAAACGTATAGAAGATAAGGGTATTCAGACTGCATTTTTAACTCTCCATGTAGGCTTGGGGACATTTAGACCTCTTAAAACTGAAAATGTAGAAGAGCATACTATGCATTCAGAGTACTTTTCTATCAGTCAGGAAACGGCAGATTTGATTAACGTAACAAAAAATAGCGGTAAGAAAGTTTTTGCAGTTGGGACAACTAGTATACGAACCTTAGAAACAGTTGCAGATTCTAAAGGACAAGTTCATGGAACATCTGGTTGGACTGATATTTTTATTTATCCTGGATATAGATTTAAAGTAGTTGATGGTATAATTACCAACTTTCATCTACCAAAAAGCTCCTTGATAATGTTAATTTCTGCATTTGCAGGTACAGATTTTATTAAAGAAGCATATCAAAAAGCAATAGAAGAACAATATAGGTTTTATAGTTTTGGAGATGCAATGCTGATTATTTAA
- a CDS encoding ATP-dependent DNA helicase RuvB translates to MEDRLVTGIKMTEDGEMESLRPLSLKEYIGQEKIKSNLQVFIKAAQNRQESLDHVLLYGPPGLGKTTLANIIAAEMGVQIRVTSGPAIERPGDLAAILTNLEPRDVLFIDEIHRLNRTVEEVLYPAMEDFCLDIVIGKGPSARSIRIDLPRFTLIGATTRAGLLTSPLRDRFGVINRLEFYNTKELCIIITRAARILGIEITDEGAEEIARRSRGTPRVANRILKRVRDFAQVEAQGVITKEVAVWSTDKLEVDKLGLDHTDRKLMLTIIKKFSGGPVGLDTLAAATSEESETVEDVYEPYLLQLGFLHRTPRGRIATEFAYKYFGIDFQERQEGQLSIDNIIEGR, encoded by the coding sequence ATGGAAGATAGATTAGTTACTGGCATAAAAATGACTGAAGATGGCGAAATGGAAAGTCTTAGACCTCTTAGTTTAAAAGAATACATAGGACAAGAAAAAATCAAATCTAATTTACAGGTTTTCATTAAAGCTGCCCAGAATAGGCAGGAATCATTAGATCATGTCTTGTTATATGGGCCTCCAGGATTGGGAAAAACAACCCTAGCAAATATTATTGCAGCAGAAATGGGAGTTCAAATTAGAGTAACCTCTGGTCCTGCCATTGAAAGACCAGGTGATCTAGCTGCCATCCTTACAAATTTAGAGCCTAGGGATGTTTTATTTATTGATGAAATACATCGACTAAATAGGACAGTAGAGGAAGTACTATACCCTGCAATGGAGGATTTTTGTCTAGATATAGTTATTGGTAAAGGCCCTAGTGCACGTTCTATAAGAATAGATCTTCCAAGATTTACGCTTATAGGAGCTACAACGAGGGCAGGTTTGCTCACTTCACCTTTAAGAGACAGATTTGGGGTAATAAATAGACTTGAGTTTTATAATACCAAAGAATTATGTATTATTATTACTCGTGCGGCAAGAATCCTTGGAATAGAAATAACTGATGAGGGTGCAGAAGAAATTGCAAGAAGATCCAGAGGAACTCCAAGGGTAGCCAATAGAATATTAAAAAGAGTAAGGGATTTCGCTCAGGTGGAAGCACAGGGAGTAATCACCAAAGAAGTTGCTGTCTGGTCCACAGATAAATTAGAGGTAGATAAACTAGGTCTTGATCATACAGATAGGAAGCTTATGTTGACTATAATTAAAAAATTTTCAGGCGGTCCTGTGGGTTTAGATACACTTGCTGCAGCGACTAGTGAAGAATCAGAAACAGTAGAGGATGTATATGAACCTTATTTACTTCAATTGGGCTTTTTACATAGAACCCCTAGGGGAAGAATTGCTACTGAGTTTGCCTATAAATACTTTGGTATAGATTTTCAAGAAAGACAGGAAGGCCAACTAAGTATAGACAATATTATTGAAGGGAGGTGA
- a CDS encoding Holliday junction resolvase, producing MLILGVDPGTATTGFGVIEVNANRYRSIIYGTILTEASMAMPFRLGIINNRLNEIISEYKPEHMAVEQLYFSKNTRTALTVGQARGVILLTGIQKNLPIGEYTPLQVKQAVAGYGRADKQQVQKMVAAVLGLNVIPKPDDAADALAVAICHAHSYKLNSVLTGEKL from the coding sequence ATGCTAATATTAGGTGTTGATCCTGGAACAGCCACAACAGGCTTTGGGGTTATAGAAGTAAATGCAAATAGGTATCGCAGTATAATATACGGTACAATTTTAACAGAAGCATCTATGGCGATGCCATTTAGGTTAGGTATTATTAATAACAGGCTTAACGAAATCATTAGTGAATATAAACCAGAGCATATGGCAGTTGAACAACTGTATTTTAGTAAGAACACTAGAACAGCCCTAACAGTAGGACAGGCAAGGGGGGTAATTCTTTTAACAGGCATACAGAAGAATCTTCCTATAGGAGAGTATACTCCTTTACAAGTCAAACAAGCAGTAGCTGGTTATGGTAGGGCTGACAAACAACAGGTTCAAAAAATGGTTGCAGCAGTATTGGGCTTAAATGTTATTCCTAAACCAGATGATGCAGCAGATGCCCTAGCGGTTGCTATTTGTCATGCCCACTCTTATAAACTTAACTCAGTATTGACAGGGGAAAAATTATGA
- a CDS encoding transcriptional regulator: MSGHSKWANIKHRKGKLDAQKGKIFTKIGRELMVAAKHGGPDPEGNSTLKVVIQKAKEANMPNDNIQRAIQKGSGNAEGVNYEETRYEGYGPEGIAILMKILTDNRNRTASEIRYILSKNGGNLGETGCVGWIFENKGLITFDMDSMDEEELMLQLIEAGAEDFTIEDKVVEVVTEPENYVSVKEKLEEEGIKFNVAEVTMLPQNRITINDLKTAAQVMKIIDLLEDHDDVQEVYANYDIPDEIMEQL; encoded by the coding sequence ATGTCAGGACACTCTAAATGGGCAAACATCAAACACCGTAAAGGAAAGTTAGATGCTCAAAAAGGAAAGATATTTACAAAAATAGGCCGTGAATTAATGGTTGCTGCTAAACACGGTGGCCCTGATCCGGAGGGTAACTCAACCTTAAAGGTTGTAATTCAAAAAGCGAAAGAGGCTAATATGCCTAATGATAATATTCAAAGGGCAATACAAAAGGGATCAGGTAATGCCGAAGGAGTTAACTACGAAGAAACACGTTATGAAGGATATGGACCAGAAGGAATAGCTATATTAATGAAAATCCTAACAGATAACAGGAACCGTACTGCTAGCGAGATTAGATATATCTTGTCAAAAAATGGTGGTAATTTAGGTGAGACAGGATGTGTAGGTTGGATTTTTGAGAATAAAGGTTTAATAACCTTTGATATGGATTCAATGGATGAAGAAGAGTTAATGCTACAACTAATTGAGGCTGGAGCAGAAGATTTTACAATTGAAGATAAAGTTGTGGAAGTCGTTACAGAACCAGAAAACTATGTATCTGTTAAGGAAAAGTTAGAGGAAGAAGGCATTAAATTTAACGTAGCTGAAGTAACAATGTTACCGCAAAACAGGATTACCATAAATGATCTGAAAACTGCCGCACAGGTCATGAAAATTATTGATTTATTAGAAGATCATGATGATGTACAAGAAGTATATGCAAACTATGATATACCTGATGAGATTATGGAACAACTTTAA
- a CDS encoding NAD(+) synthetase, with translation MEDLTLYLVNWLKDKISNAGAKGGVLGISGGIDSAVVAALMKRAYPDGTLGVIMPCHSNPKDIEYGHLLTNALDLEFVETDLSPVFDTMLVSLMTKNENNIAIANIKPRLRMTTLYYYASLKNYLVIGTGNRSEILTGYYTKYGDGGVDMEPIGGLYKCQVYQLAKHLNIPEAIIQRAPSAGLWEHQTDEEEMGISYRELDKYLCKQDTSERVVDIADKLIAKSKHKREMPPIPEKEFPVTF, from the coding sequence ATGGAAGATCTTACCTTGTATTTGGTTAACTGGCTAAAAGATAAAATATCTAATGCAGGAGCAAAAGGAGGCGTTCTTGGTATTAGTGGAGGAATTGATTCTGCAGTAGTTGCAGCCCTAATGAAAAGAGCATATCCTGATGGCACCCTTGGCGTTATAATGCCATGCCACAGTAATCCCAAGGATATTGAGTATGGGCATCTTCTTACAAATGCATTAGATCTGGAATTTGTGGAAACAGATTTGTCTCCAGTCTTTGACACCATGCTGGTTAGCCTTATGACAAAGAACGAAAATAATATTGCTATAGCCAATATTAAACCTCGCTTACGTATGACTACTCTCTATTATTATGCTTCACTTAAGAACTATCTAGTAATTGGAACAGGTAATAGAAGTGAAATTCTAACAGGATACTACACTAAATATGGGGATGGCGGGGTAGATATGGAACCCATTGGAGGTTTGTACAAGTGTCAAGTATATCAACTGGCTAAACATCTTAATATTCCCGAAGCTATTATTCAGAGAGCTCCTTCAGCAGGGTTATGGGAACACCAAACTGATGAAGAGGAAATGGGTATATCTTATCGGGAACTTGATAAATATCTGTGTAAACAGGATACTTCAGAAAGAGTAGTAGATATAGCAGATAAATTAATTGCAAAAAGTAAACACAAAAGAGAAATGCCGCCAATACCTGAAAAAGAATTTCCCGTTACCTTTTAG
- a CDS encoding RNA-binding protein: MCEANAFVLKGDKEELFFENVDKIIPQGNELILEDIFGKRRIIKATIKEMALVDHKILLKEI; the protein is encoded by the coding sequence ATGTGTGAAGCAAATGCTTTTGTATTGAAAGGTGATAAAGAAGAATTGTTTTTTGAAAATGTCGATAAGATAATACCCCAAGGTAATGAATTAATATTAGAAGATATCTTTGGGAAACGTCGAATAATAAAAGCCACCATAAAAGAAATGGCTTTAGTAGACCACAAAATACTTCTTAAAGAGATCTAA